A single genomic interval of Daucus carota subsp. sativus chromosome 1, DH1 v3.0, whole genome shotgun sequence harbors:
- the LOC135151675 gene encoding uncharacterized mitochondrial protein AtMg00810-like: MNKTLFYRNLNDAFILVQIYVDDIIVRSTDEKLCKKFAKLMKNQYEMSMMGELTYFLGLQVKQVKECIFINQTKYIDDLLKKFNLMDCKEAKTPMPTATKFELSPNEKFVDISNYRGMVGSLLYLTASRPDIMFSTCLCARFQADPKESHLIAIKRIFRYLPGTLNLGILYLKDSRFDLIGYSDADFAGCKIDRKSTTGTCQFLGDRLISWFSKKQHSVSTSTAEAEYIGAVSCCAHILWMRNQLLDYGLNLSKIPIFSDNTSAIAITENPVQHPRTKHIDIKYHFISEHVMAGTIEMHFVPSEEQIADIFTKPLDESTFTRLVSKLGMLNFS, translated from the coding sequence ATgaataaaactctattttacagaaatttaAATGATGCATTTAtcttagttcaaatttatgtagatgatataattgttaggtctacagatgagaaactttgcaaaaagtttgccaaACTGATGAAAAatcagtatgagatgagcatgatgggagagctcacctactttcttggtttacaagttaaacaggtAAAGGAgtgtatattcataaatcaaactaaataCATcgatgatctacttaaaaagtttaatTTAATGGATTGTAAAGAAGCTAAAACTCCCATGCCAACTGCCACTAAATTtgaattaagtcctaatgagaaatttGTGGACATTTCAAATTATAGAGGAATGGTTGGTTCTCTCTTATacttgacagctagtagacctgatattatgttctctacatgcctctgtgctagatttcaagcagatcctaaagaatcacatctaattgctattaaaagaatattcagatatcttccGGGAACTCTAAATCTTGGTATTTTGTACCTTAAAGACTCtagatttgatctaattggatattcagatgctgattttgcaggatgcaaaattgatagaaaaagtacaacggGCACATGTCAATTCCTTGGAGACaggctgatttcttggtttagcaaaaagcaacattccgtttcaacctctacagctgaggctgaatacattggAGCTGTAAGCTGTTGTGCACacatattgtggatgagaaatcaattacttgattatggtttaaatctctcaaaaatcccaatatttagtgacaacaccagtgctattgctataactgagaatccagtacaacatccaagaaccaagcatattgacatcaagTATCACTTCATAAGTGAACATGTGATGGCCGGTActattgaaatgcattttgttccaagtgaagaacaaattgcagatattttcacaaagccccttgatgaatccacattcacaaggttggttagtaaattaggtatgttaaatttctcctaa